One part of the Nymphaea colorata isolate Beijing-Zhang1983 chromosome 8, ASM883128v2, whole genome shotgun sequence genome encodes these proteins:
- the LOC116258327 gene encoding cyclin-dependent kinase inhibitor 5-like: protein MGRYMRKCKGVGEVAVMEVSQVAGVRTRARALAALRRNSSAAAVVGELQVSYLELRSRRLVKSAPARGKNAELPARVPAPAEREVNSGAAAACEAEVRTSSNGSSVEDDAPGAGRCGDVSDLEVEVSLGETAVDYECSGSIREAAASSNLGEESEALESTTSPDVNNYGDHGRKTSKRSAPSVSEIEEFFAAFDKEEQRRFTERYNYDPVKDVPLAGRYEWVKVTP from the exons ATGGGGAGGTACATGAGGAAGTGCAAAGGAGTAGGGGAGGTAGCGGTGATGGAGGTGTCTCAGGTCGCTGGGGTGCGGACACGCGCCCGAGCCTTGGCCGCCCTCAGGAGGAATAGCAGTGCAGCCGCTGTCGTCGGGGAGCTGCAGGTCTCTTACCTCGAGTTGAGGAGCCGGAGGCTCGTCAAGAGCGCGCCCGCCAGGGGGAAAAATGCGGAGCTTCCGGCTCGGGTGCCTGCCCCGGCGGAACGTGAGGTGAATTCCGGCGCTGCCGCCGCCTGTGAGGCGGAGGTTAGGACTTCCAGCAACGGGTCGAGCGTGGAGGATGATGCGCCGGGTGCGGGGAGGTGCGGCGACGTCTCGGATCTGGAG GTGGAGGTTTCGCTGGGGGAGACTGCCGTGGACTACGAATGCTCGGGGAG CATCAGGGAAGCGGCCGCATCGAGCAATCTCGGAGAGGAATCCGAAGCTCTCGAGTCAACGACGAGTCCGGACGTCAACAATTACGGCGATCACGGCCGGAAAACCTCAAAACGATCGGCGCCTTCAGTGTCGGAGATCGAAGAATTCTTCGCCGCATTCGACAAGGAAGAGCAACGGCGATTCACCGAGAG GTATAACTATGACCCGGTGAAGGATGTACCCTTGGCAGGTAGATACGAGTGGGTGAAAGTGACGCCGTGA
- the LOC116258896 gene encoding uncharacterized protein LOC116258896, with protein MWSDGRFYWGKKEIEAKGIVVAFVWMSSQERNVRPYVQLYSSLGWNSLVCHSNLLNLFFPDKAMSLALGILDELIKVVKIKPCPIVLAAFSGGTKACMYKFLQIISGSIEGRLSQNEYQLVRDCICGQTYDSTPVDFTSDVGTKFVLHPSILKMSSPPRLVSWAAKALSSTLDALFLTRHEAQRAEYWQTLYASVSMGPFLIFCSEDDDLAPYHIILNFAKRLQDLGGDVKLVKWQISTHVGHYKLFPTEYRNAVTEFLVKSAFLYSQRNQQPPGGTSGNGLGSNEISKSVCNLHKAAVNSNQSFGRVAVGPSDHFFLPSSMEFLDAKGMGPEQDERRENLPPLSNPPSINPRGVLGKILFDVCVPKNIEGWDVKHMDLLPRHVFSSAHASANFNPLKCIRRSRL; from the exons ATGTGGAGCGATGGCCGTTTTTACTGGGGAAAGAAGGAAATTGAGGCAAAGGGAATCGTGGTGGCGTTTGTGTGGATGTCCAGTCAGGAGAGGAACGTGAGGCCTTATGTGCAGCTCTACTCTTCTCTCGGATGGAATTCGCTTGTCTGCCACTCTAATTTACTCAATCT GTTTTTCCCTGATAAAGCCATGTCACTTGCGCTTGGCATCCTAGATGAGCTTATCAAG GTGGTCAAGATCAAACCATGCCCTATTGTGTTAGCTGCATTTTCTGGTGGAACGAAAGCTTGTATGTACAAGTTTCTTCAG ATAATCAGTGGGAGCATAGAAGGACGTTTAAGTCAG AATGAGTATCAGCTAGTCAGAGACTGTATCTGTGGACAAACATATGATTCAACCCCTGTTGATTTTACCAGTGACGTGGGCACTAAATTTGTTCTTCATCCATCCATTTTGAAAATGTCTAGTCCACCAAGATTGGTATCTTGGGCTGCTAAGGCATTGTCTTCCACTTTGGATGCTCTGTTCCTTACCAGACATGAGGCACAGCGTGCGGAGTATTGGCAAACTTTGTATGCTTCAGTT AGCATGGGTCCATTTCTTATCTTTTGTTCAGAAGATGATGATCTTGCTCCTTATCATATAATATTAAATTTTGCAAAACGATTGCAAGATCTTGGTGGAGATGTTAAACTTGTCAAATGGCAAATTTCAACTCATGTAG GACATTATAAACTTTTCCCCACAGAATACAGAAATGCTGTAACTGAGTTTCTAGTGAAATCAGCTTTTCTTTATTCCCAGAGAAATCAGCAACCTCCTGGTGGAACATCAGGTAATGGTTTGGGGTCTAACGAGATATCCAAGTCGGTCTGCAATCTCCATAAAGCTGCAGTTAACTCAAACCAGAGTTTTGGACGAGTTGCAGTTGGACCAAGTGATCACTTTTTCTTGCCTAGTTCAATGGAATTTCTTGATGCCAAGGGCATGGGACCAGAGCAAGATGAGCGCAGAGAAAATTTACCTCCTCTCTCTAATCCCCCAAGCATCAACCCTCGCGGTGTGCTGGGTAAAATACTGTTTGATGTGTGTGTTCCCAAGAACATTGAAGGTTGGGATGTCAAGCACATGGATTTGTTGCCCCGCCATGTATTTTCTTCTGCACATGCCAGTGCCAACTTTAACCCACTCAAATGTATCAGGCGGTCAAGATTGTAA
- the LOC116259687 gene encoding uncharacterized membrane protein At3g27390 isoform X1, whose product MGSSFPEIESCYPSVVKYAQIGYVVLAFFTALLLGALKGLLFGPVASFLFILGNAVVIIGLFPAHLVWTVNAVLKYAIHESLKLELLFTISTLKVVILLALPVVFSLWLALGVSGSILVGIGYGFFSPWVATFEAFRIDDHSRKFLHCLVDGTWATVKGSCTVVRDCADVCYHSYSQFLKEMQEGNSSHETQTIRLMVVPACIMVGLMGLLVELPLFTVISVVKSPYMLFKGWWRLLHDLVSREGPFLETVCVPIAGLAILLWPLIVVASIVLAIFSSIFVGLYGSIVVYQEKSFRRGIAYVVAMVAEFDEYTNDYLYLREGSCLPKPQFRKKISHHSSSFSVGSVHEPGGLFPPLHQQMPSPDGSPGMLIPNLVPTMSVQETIQEVKMVQQIWEGMMRSCEVKGKGLIDVNAITMSDLKEWCSSSSNDSNNHAIIIGLGLPSYAILQSLLYSIKTGATGLVLSGGIEVTHLNGPQDRLFDWFFNPVIVLRDQIKAIKLGESELKFLEKFTLFGGNIQRMEAWENGSVVPQDMLRNAQIQAISRRLQGMTRSISKFPTYRRRYFKVVKTLMAYCLPMKEGMNPFQPEIYL is encoded by the exons ATGGGTTCTTCATTCCCAGAGATTGAATCATGTTATCCCTCCGTGGTTAAATATGCTCAGATCGGTTATGTTGTTCTTGCCTTCTTCACAGCTCTTCTTTTGGGTGCTCTGAAAG GCTTATTGTTTGGTCCTGTTGCATCCTTTCTCTTTATTCTTGGCAACGCGGTGGTGATAATTGGGCTATTTCCCGCACACCTCGTATGGACCGTTAATGCTGTTTTAAAGTACGCCATCCATGAGAGTCTGAAACTTGAACTTCTTTTCACAATTTCAA CACTTAAGGTAGTCATCTTACTGGCTCTGCCAGTAGTCTTCTCCTTGTGGTTGGCTTTGGGTGTCTCTGGAAGTATCCTGGTTGGAATCGGATATGGGTTCTTTTCACCTTGGGTGGCGACCTTCGAGGCTTTTAGGATCGATGATCATTCGAGGAAATTCTTGCACTGCCTCGTG GACGGGACCTGGGCTACTGTTAAAGGCAGCTGCACCGTTGTTCGAGATTGCGCTGATGTTTGCTATCACTCGTATTCTCAGTTCTTGAAGGAGATGCAGGAAGGAAATAGTTCTCATGAAACTCAAACCATAAG ACTGATGGTAGTCCCAGCCTGCATCATGGTGGGACTTATGGGCCTGCTTGTAGAGCTTCCTCTTTTCACAGTAATATCTGTTGTAAAGAGCCCGTACATGCTTTTCAAGGGATGGTGGAGGTTGCTGCATGACCTAGTGAGCAGGGAAGGGCCATTTTTGGAAACTGTTTGTGTGCCAATTGCTGGTTTGGCAATTCTTTTGTGGCCCTTAATTGTCGTTGCAAGTATTGTTCTTGCCATTTTCTCAAGCATATTTGTTGGCTTGTATGGATCGATTGTTGTTTATCAG GAAAAATCTTTTAGGAGAGGTATTGCCTACGTGGTTGCAATGGTAGCAGAATTTGATGAGTATACTAACGATTATCTTTATCTGAGGGAGGGATCCTGCCTACCAAA GCCTCagtttagaaagaaaataagCCATCATTCCTCAAGTTTTTCAGTTGGATCTGTCCATGAACCAGGAGGCTTATTTCCACCCCTTCATCAGCAGATGCCTTCGCCTGATGGATCACCAGGGATGCTTATACCGAATTTAGTTCCTACAATGTCTGTTCAAGAAACAATACAAGAAGTGAAAATGGTACAG CAGATATGGGAAGGCATGATGAGGTCCTGTGAAGTGAAGGGCAAGGGACTGATTGATGTCAATGCCATAACGATGTCTGACCTGAAAGAAtggtgcagcagcagcagcaacgaCAGCAACAACCATGCTATCATCATTGGTCTTGGCTTACCATCTTATGCAATTTTACAAAGCTTGTTGTATTCGATTAAAACTGGAGCTACTGGACTGGTTTTGAGTGGTGGAATTGAAGTCACCCATCTCAACGGCCCACAGGACCGGCTATTCGATTGGTTTTTCAACCCAGTGATTGTTTTGAGGGACCAGATCAAGGCCATAAAGTTGGGAGAGAGTGAACTGAAATTCTTAGAGAAATTCACCCTGTTTGGAGGAAATATTCAACGAATGGAAGCTTGGGAAAATGGTTCGGTGGTTCCTCAGGACATGCTTAGAAATGCACAGATTCAAGCCATAAGCAGAAG GTTACAGGGGATGACAAGGAGCATCAGCAAGTTCCCAACTTACAGAAGGCGATATTTTAAGGTGGTGAAGACATTGATGGCTTATTGTCTGCCGATGAAAGAAGGAATGAATCCATTTCAGCCTGAGATATACCTATAA
- the LOC116259687 gene encoding uncharacterized membrane protein At3g27390 isoform X3, with amino-acid sequence MGSSFPEIESCYPSVVKYAQIGYVVLAFFTALLLGALKGLLFGPVASFLFILGNAVVIIGLFPAHLVWTVNAVLKTNRFDAALKVVILLALPVVFSLWLALGVSGSILVGIGYGFFSPWVATFEAFRIDDHSRKFLHCLVDGTWATVKGSCTVVRDCADVCYHSYSQFLKEMQEGNSSHETQTIRLMVVPACIMVGLMGLLVELPLFTVISVVKSPYMLFKGWWRLLHDLVSREGPFLETVCVPIAGLAILLWPLIVVASIVLAIFSSIFVGLYGSIVVYQEKSFRRGIAYVVAMVAEFDEYTNDYLYLREGSCLPKPQFRKKISHHSSSFSVGSVHEPGGLFPPLHQQMPSPDGSPGMLIPNLVPTMSVQETIQEVKMVQQIWEGMMRSCEVKGKGLIDVNAITMSDLKEWCSSSSNDSNNHAIIIGLGLPSYAILQSLLYSIKTGATGLVLSGGIEVTHLNGPQDRLFDWFFNPVIVLRDQIKAIKLGESELKFLEKFTLFGGNIQRMEAWENGSVVPQDMLRNAQIQAISRRLQGMTRSISKFPTYRRRYFKVVKTLMAYCLPMKEGMNPFQPEIYL; translated from the exons ATGGGTTCTTCATTCCCAGAGATTGAATCATGTTATCCCTCCGTGGTTAAATATGCTCAGATCGGTTATGTTGTTCTTGCCTTCTTCACAGCTCTTCTTTTGGGTGCTCTGAAAG GCTTATTGTTTGGTCCTGTTGCATCCTTTCTCTTTATTCTTGGCAACGCGGTGGTGATAATTGGGCTATTTCCCGCACACCTCGTATGGACCGTTAATGCTGTTTTAAA GACCAATCGATTTGATGCAGCACTTAAGGTAGTCATCTTACTGGCTCTGCCAGTAGTCTTCTCCTTGTGGTTGGCTTTGGGTGTCTCTGGAAGTATCCTGGTTGGAATCGGATATGGGTTCTTTTCACCTTGGGTGGCGACCTTCGAGGCTTTTAGGATCGATGATCATTCGAGGAAATTCTTGCACTGCCTCGTG GACGGGACCTGGGCTACTGTTAAAGGCAGCTGCACCGTTGTTCGAGATTGCGCTGATGTTTGCTATCACTCGTATTCTCAGTTCTTGAAGGAGATGCAGGAAGGAAATAGTTCTCATGAAACTCAAACCATAAG ACTGATGGTAGTCCCAGCCTGCATCATGGTGGGACTTATGGGCCTGCTTGTAGAGCTTCCTCTTTTCACAGTAATATCTGTTGTAAAGAGCCCGTACATGCTTTTCAAGGGATGGTGGAGGTTGCTGCATGACCTAGTGAGCAGGGAAGGGCCATTTTTGGAAACTGTTTGTGTGCCAATTGCTGGTTTGGCAATTCTTTTGTGGCCCTTAATTGTCGTTGCAAGTATTGTTCTTGCCATTTTCTCAAGCATATTTGTTGGCTTGTATGGATCGATTGTTGTTTATCAG GAAAAATCTTTTAGGAGAGGTATTGCCTACGTGGTTGCAATGGTAGCAGAATTTGATGAGTATACTAACGATTATCTTTATCTGAGGGAGGGATCCTGCCTACCAAA GCCTCagtttagaaagaaaataagCCATCATTCCTCAAGTTTTTCAGTTGGATCTGTCCATGAACCAGGAGGCTTATTTCCACCCCTTCATCAGCAGATGCCTTCGCCTGATGGATCACCAGGGATGCTTATACCGAATTTAGTTCCTACAATGTCTGTTCAAGAAACAATACAAGAAGTGAAAATGGTACAG CAGATATGGGAAGGCATGATGAGGTCCTGTGAAGTGAAGGGCAAGGGACTGATTGATGTCAATGCCATAACGATGTCTGACCTGAAAGAAtggtgcagcagcagcagcaacgaCAGCAACAACCATGCTATCATCATTGGTCTTGGCTTACCATCTTATGCAATTTTACAAAGCTTGTTGTATTCGATTAAAACTGGAGCTACTGGACTGGTTTTGAGTGGTGGAATTGAAGTCACCCATCTCAACGGCCCACAGGACCGGCTATTCGATTGGTTTTTCAACCCAGTGATTGTTTTGAGGGACCAGATCAAGGCCATAAAGTTGGGAGAGAGTGAACTGAAATTCTTAGAGAAATTCACCCTGTTTGGAGGAAATATTCAACGAATGGAAGCTTGGGAAAATGGTTCGGTGGTTCCTCAGGACATGCTTAGAAATGCACAGATTCAAGCCATAAGCAGAAG GTTACAGGGGATGACAAGGAGCATCAGCAAGTTCCCAACTTACAGAAGGCGATATTTTAAGGTGGTGAAGACATTGATGGCTTATTGTCTGCCGATGAAAGAAGGAATGAATCCATTTCAGCCTGAGATATACCTATAA
- the LOC116259687 gene encoding uncharacterized membrane protein At3g27390 isoform X2 codes for MGSSFPEIESCYPSVVKYAQIGYVVLAFFTALLLGALKGLLFGPVASFLFILGNAVVIIGLFPAHLVWTVNAVLKYAIHESLKLELLFTISTLKVVILLALPVVFSLWLALGVSGSILVGIGYGFFSPWVATFEAFRIDDHSRKFLHCLVDGTWATVKGSCTVVRDCADVCYHSYSQFLKEMQEGNSSHETQTIRLMVVPACIMVGLMGLLVELPLFTVISVVKSPYMLFKGWWRLLHDLVSREGPFLETVCVPIAGLAILLWPLIVVASIVLAIFSSIFVGLYGSIVVYQEKSFRRGIAYVVAMVAEFDEYTNDYLYLREGSCLPKPQFRKKISHHSSSFSVGSVHEPGGLFPPLHQQMPSPDGSPGMLIPNLVPTMSVQETIQEVKMVQIWEGMMRSCEVKGKGLIDVNAITMSDLKEWCSSSSNDSNNHAIIIGLGLPSYAILQSLLYSIKTGATGLVLSGGIEVTHLNGPQDRLFDWFFNPVIVLRDQIKAIKLGESELKFLEKFTLFGGNIQRMEAWENGSVVPQDMLRNAQIQAISRRLQGMTRSISKFPTYRRRYFKVVKTLMAYCLPMKEGMNPFQPEIYL; via the exons ATGGGTTCTTCATTCCCAGAGATTGAATCATGTTATCCCTCCGTGGTTAAATATGCTCAGATCGGTTATGTTGTTCTTGCCTTCTTCACAGCTCTTCTTTTGGGTGCTCTGAAAG GCTTATTGTTTGGTCCTGTTGCATCCTTTCTCTTTATTCTTGGCAACGCGGTGGTGATAATTGGGCTATTTCCCGCACACCTCGTATGGACCGTTAATGCTGTTTTAAAGTACGCCATCCATGAGAGTCTGAAACTTGAACTTCTTTTCACAATTTCAA CACTTAAGGTAGTCATCTTACTGGCTCTGCCAGTAGTCTTCTCCTTGTGGTTGGCTTTGGGTGTCTCTGGAAGTATCCTGGTTGGAATCGGATATGGGTTCTTTTCACCTTGGGTGGCGACCTTCGAGGCTTTTAGGATCGATGATCATTCGAGGAAATTCTTGCACTGCCTCGTG GACGGGACCTGGGCTACTGTTAAAGGCAGCTGCACCGTTGTTCGAGATTGCGCTGATGTTTGCTATCACTCGTATTCTCAGTTCTTGAAGGAGATGCAGGAAGGAAATAGTTCTCATGAAACTCAAACCATAAG ACTGATGGTAGTCCCAGCCTGCATCATGGTGGGACTTATGGGCCTGCTTGTAGAGCTTCCTCTTTTCACAGTAATATCTGTTGTAAAGAGCCCGTACATGCTTTTCAAGGGATGGTGGAGGTTGCTGCATGACCTAGTGAGCAGGGAAGGGCCATTTTTGGAAACTGTTTGTGTGCCAATTGCTGGTTTGGCAATTCTTTTGTGGCCCTTAATTGTCGTTGCAAGTATTGTTCTTGCCATTTTCTCAAGCATATTTGTTGGCTTGTATGGATCGATTGTTGTTTATCAG GAAAAATCTTTTAGGAGAGGTATTGCCTACGTGGTTGCAATGGTAGCAGAATTTGATGAGTATACTAACGATTATCTTTATCTGAGGGAGGGATCCTGCCTACCAAA GCCTCagtttagaaagaaaataagCCATCATTCCTCAAGTTTTTCAGTTGGATCTGTCCATGAACCAGGAGGCTTATTTCCACCCCTTCATCAGCAGATGCCTTCGCCTGATGGATCACCAGGGATGCTTATACCGAATTTAGTTCCTACAATGTCTGTTCAAGAAACAATACAAGAAGTGAAAATGGTACAG ATATGGGAAGGCATGATGAGGTCCTGTGAAGTGAAGGGCAAGGGACTGATTGATGTCAATGCCATAACGATGTCTGACCTGAAAGAAtggtgcagcagcagcagcaacgaCAGCAACAACCATGCTATCATCATTGGTCTTGGCTTACCATCTTATGCAATTTTACAAAGCTTGTTGTATTCGATTAAAACTGGAGCTACTGGACTGGTTTTGAGTGGTGGAATTGAAGTCACCCATCTCAACGGCCCACAGGACCGGCTATTCGATTGGTTTTTCAACCCAGTGATTGTTTTGAGGGACCAGATCAAGGCCATAAAGTTGGGAGAGAGTGAACTGAAATTCTTAGAGAAATTCACCCTGTTTGGAGGAAATATTCAACGAATGGAAGCTTGGGAAAATGGTTCGGTGGTTCCTCAGGACATGCTTAGAAATGCACAGATTCAAGCCATAAGCAGAAG GTTACAGGGGATGACAAGGAGCATCAGCAAGTTCCCAACTTACAGAAGGCGATATTTTAAGGTGGTGAAGACATTGATGGCTTATTGTCTGCCGATGAAAGAAGGAATGAATCCATTTCAGCCTGAGATATACCTATAA
- the LOC116259687 gene encoding uncharacterized membrane protein At3g27390 isoform X4, with translation MGSSFPEIESCYPSVVKYAQIGYVVLAFFTALLLGALKGLLFGPVASFLFILGNAVVIIGLFPAHLVWTVNAVLKTNRFDAALKVVILLALPVVFSLWLALGVSGSILVGIGYGFFSPWVATFEAFRIDDHSRKFLHCLVDGTWATVKGSCTVVRDCADVCYHSYSQFLKEMQEGNSSHETQTIRLMVVPACIMVGLMGLLVELPLFTVISVVKSPYMLFKGWWRLLHDLVSREGPFLETVCVPIAGLAILLWPLIVVASIVLAIFSSIFVGLYGSIVVYQEKSFRRGIAYVVAMVAEFDEYTNDYLYLREGSCLPKPQFRKKISHHSSSFSVGSVHEPGGLFPPLHQQMPSPDGSPGMLIPNLVPTMSVQETIQEVKMVQIWEGMMRSCEVKGKGLIDVNAITMSDLKEWCSSSSNDSNNHAIIIGLGLPSYAILQSLLYSIKTGATGLVLSGGIEVTHLNGPQDRLFDWFFNPVIVLRDQIKAIKLGESELKFLEKFTLFGGNIQRMEAWENGSVVPQDMLRNAQIQAISRRLQGMTRSISKFPTYRRRYFKVVKTLMAYCLPMKEGMNPFQPEIYL, from the exons ATGGGTTCTTCATTCCCAGAGATTGAATCATGTTATCCCTCCGTGGTTAAATATGCTCAGATCGGTTATGTTGTTCTTGCCTTCTTCACAGCTCTTCTTTTGGGTGCTCTGAAAG GCTTATTGTTTGGTCCTGTTGCATCCTTTCTCTTTATTCTTGGCAACGCGGTGGTGATAATTGGGCTATTTCCCGCACACCTCGTATGGACCGTTAATGCTGTTTTAAA GACCAATCGATTTGATGCAGCACTTAAGGTAGTCATCTTACTGGCTCTGCCAGTAGTCTTCTCCTTGTGGTTGGCTTTGGGTGTCTCTGGAAGTATCCTGGTTGGAATCGGATATGGGTTCTTTTCACCTTGGGTGGCGACCTTCGAGGCTTTTAGGATCGATGATCATTCGAGGAAATTCTTGCACTGCCTCGTG GACGGGACCTGGGCTACTGTTAAAGGCAGCTGCACCGTTGTTCGAGATTGCGCTGATGTTTGCTATCACTCGTATTCTCAGTTCTTGAAGGAGATGCAGGAAGGAAATAGTTCTCATGAAACTCAAACCATAAG ACTGATGGTAGTCCCAGCCTGCATCATGGTGGGACTTATGGGCCTGCTTGTAGAGCTTCCTCTTTTCACAGTAATATCTGTTGTAAAGAGCCCGTACATGCTTTTCAAGGGATGGTGGAGGTTGCTGCATGACCTAGTGAGCAGGGAAGGGCCATTTTTGGAAACTGTTTGTGTGCCAATTGCTGGTTTGGCAATTCTTTTGTGGCCCTTAATTGTCGTTGCAAGTATTGTTCTTGCCATTTTCTCAAGCATATTTGTTGGCTTGTATGGATCGATTGTTGTTTATCAG GAAAAATCTTTTAGGAGAGGTATTGCCTACGTGGTTGCAATGGTAGCAGAATTTGATGAGTATACTAACGATTATCTTTATCTGAGGGAGGGATCCTGCCTACCAAA GCCTCagtttagaaagaaaataagCCATCATTCCTCAAGTTTTTCAGTTGGATCTGTCCATGAACCAGGAGGCTTATTTCCACCCCTTCATCAGCAGATGCCTTCGCCTGATGGATCACCAGGGATGCTTATACCGAATTTAGTTCCTACAATGTCTGTTCAAGAAACAATACAAGAAGTGAAAATGGTACAG ATATGGGAAGGCATGATGAGGTCCTGTGAAGTGAAGGGCAAGGGACTGATTGATGTCAATGCCATAACGATGTCTGACCTGAAAGAAtggtgcagcagcagcagcaacgaCAGCAACAACCATGCTATCATCATTGGTCTTGGCTTACCATCTTATGCAATTTTACAAAGCTTGTTGTATTCGATTAAAACTGGAGCTACTGGACTGGTTTTGAGTGGTGGAATTGAAGTCACCCATCTCAACGGCCCACAGGACCGGCTATTCGATTGGTTTTTCAACCCAGTGATTGTTTTGAGGGACCAGATCAAGGCCATAAAGTTGGGAGAGAGTGAACTGAAATTCTTAGAGAAATTCACCCTGTTTGGAGGAAATATTCAACGAATGGAAGCTTGGGAAAATGGTTCGGTGGTTCCTCAGGACATGCTTAGAAATGCACAGATTCAAGCCATAAGCAGAAG GTTACAGGGGATGACAAGGAGCATCAGCAAGTTCCCAACTTACAGAAGGCGATATTTTAAGGTGGTGAAGACATTGATGGCTTATTGTCTGCCGATGAAAGAAGGAATGAATCCATTTCAGCCTGAGATATACCTATAA